The region ctctctctctctctctctctctctctctatctccctctcactctctcccactctccctctccctctctctctctctctctctctctctctcgctctctctctctctctctctctatctctctccctctcactctctccctctcccactctccctctccctccctctctctctctctctctctctctctctctccctccgcctcctcctcctcctccgatTGCAGACTTTCCTTCGCTTTTCATCATGACATCATCACGCCAGCCGCTGGAAACCCGAGCCTAAAACCAAGGAGACCGCGCTGCATCCTGGGAGTTGGAGTTCTTATTGTCTTATGGTACAATAGAatattgtttatgtttatgtttatattttccaaGCAATTTGTACAGTGTCATGTGAAAAAGAACCTCTGCCAGTATAATACATGCACACCATTCTTCTGTTGAGGTAGAAGGATGGTGTTGAACTATTTTTATCTCATCATCTCAGTTTCATGAGCATTTTTTTACCAAATATGCAGGCTTTAGCTTGCCTTTTACTTCTACAGATTTTACAGAGAACCTTATTATTTTGTTCTAAAGTGTCATTGTGGGGTGTGGGCAGTCCTGGCTACCAGCAAGTTTTGTCATCAGGTTAAAAGTTGCCCCCACATGTGTATGCATTCCAGGGTCAGTAATCTAGGCTCAATCTTTTGGCAAACTTTGGTAGAccaaacaaagtaaacaaagtaTCTCTAAATTAAAATAACCCACTATTTATAAGGCCTCCATGCCCTCCTTGAACCCTGATTGCCCAATATCAACACTTTTGGGCCAAACTACTTGAATGGCTATGAGACTTGCTTCTCATGGTTTAGCTTATAATGAGAGTTTTGCATCATACTGTTGCTGTTTTGTCTTTCTGCACTTTAACTATTAAAGGTGTGGTGGCTGGGGATAGACTGTTAGTTCATGTAAACAATGATAACAGCTGCCTGTTCCTCTGTAtgtcattgtttaaaaaaatccttgATAGTAGGATTATAACAGCAGCATTATTTGATTCTACATTTCGCAAAAGGTGATGTTTTATACACTATCTTGTTTAAATCATTCTCGTCCTCCGTTAGAGATCAGTGATGGACTCCGGAACCTTTGAAAGACCGACACGTTGTTCCCGACGGACGGAATGTACTGCATTTCCTCCTAAACATTGCCCTTGGTTTGGGGGTGATATGGTGGTGGTTTGAAACGTTGAATAAACGTCCGAATTTCACTCCTGCTCTGCGGACATGGTGTTCCTGCCCGACGAGGCGAAGGTCCTCCCTCCCCCGGGGATTTTTAACAGAAACTCTGTGTGGCTCGGGCTCTCGGGCTGGATGACCGCGCTGCTCCACAACAGCCTTAACCGCAGACCTGCGCTCAGAGCCGGTGGGTCTCCTCACAGCCGCCCGCTGATCACTCTGCTGCTCTGTTCATATTAGTCTCCGTTCATGTAGCTGCACCAGTCTGAATTTAGAGTTAACGTCTTAAATATAAATGCACGAACTAATAATAGGCCCAACACTACACCGACCCAGAGGAGCTGTCAGACACAAGTCATTTTAAAGGTGCACCAAACCATAGCAAActatttatcatttaaaaacgTTTCTGTAACACACTACGCGAGAATTGAATTTATTTGTATCAATGTACCATGTAAGCTCTATAGAGAACACAGACAGCAGCATGTGTCAAAAGAAAACGACAGAAGTAGCATTGATGTAGTGGACCCAGATAAGTTTTGTACAAATGTAGCTTAGTTTTCATTTGAGTACATTTTTTCAGTCCAGAAATAGCCTCAGTAGTCACAGAAGTTGTGTTCAGTTAACAGTGGGATTAATTAAAATGCTTTTCTTAATTGTTGTTGCCAGTCTGTACCATGGCAATGATGGGACATTGCGGTCTTTGAAGCATGTCTCAATTATGTTACAGTTACTTTCATGTCAGAACACTGCCTTCTAAGGCATCAACTCATGAGACAGGACAGGCAGCAAGGCATTGATGTTGCTACTTTCTGTTTAAGACACAGCGTTAGTTCATAAACTCTGACACACCCAGGTCAGTATAATGACTGTTCCTATTGTAAAGCCAAATcaaatggagaaaatgactgactgtaCCTTTCAACCACTGGATCCAACTTTGGAGAACAGGGGTGACTTGTTCTACCCACGTCTGATACTACACAAAATAACTTTAGGACAATACTAAAGTTAGAACTCATGCTGTTGAATACAGTTGTTACATAGGTCTCAGGCACATAATCCACTAATTAAACCAACATATGTGGTTCTGATTTTGTGTGGTTTAGGCAGGGTTGACAAAGCACTGACATTGTTTATAAAAGTGTACCGTGACATATGCATGATGCATATTAAACAGGCCAAACTATGTTCTCGTTTTTATATAAGCTGCAGCTGGTTATTGTattttaaaggggatgtctaagACTGGGGGGAAattctgttctctctggtttgtttatgatCAGAAACTCCATGTCTAGGAATggaaggtggaatggtatgtttgaggggaaacctcactgaaatttaacttgtctaagtttttatttactattttaataaccacaaaaactcatttgtaactcgatttgtttggttttgtagcaTCGTCGGTAATGTAGTTGGCCTTCtccagagtttggagacattccaACTTGAGTATTCTGAAGCAGCAAAAATATAcccaatattacccacctgtggtGCATGAATagggcaatatcctcatcttgtttagtgcttttcaatgtttggccttttctccattgtctaaaaatttCAGATGTCTCTGCCAGGAGCAGAGGGAGTGAAAGCCTACCGTACCGGGCAAgatgtaaacacacagacaggttTTGAGCATGCATACAGACTGGAGAGTACCAAATGTTGAGGATATGTCCTCAACCGTGAACGCTGCTGTTAAGTATTGAACATATCCAAGGAATGCTCTAAAGAACACTTTGCTACAATTATACTGATTATATAATTATACTGAGAAAAATAGCAGgaaaaaaaccttaactttcaatggaagtcagtgtaaaaagattttattcaaagaAATTTTGGAGTATTTCAACTGGTCCATTAATCAAACACAGTGTGAAAGACAGTTGCAGTGTTGAAATAATTTAGCAAATTAAAAATCCACGAAAATTGAGATACAAGTTTAATTTAattcttttaaattaattttaattggacagcaacaatatattaataaacaacATGAACAAAAGACATTTCAGGACATGGAGACATTCAAATTTGTGATTGGAAAAAGGGATATGTTGTCCCTGTTGTTTTGAAAATATGTACtgcagtgtgaatgaatgatgtaacaaaattattatataaataaaatgaaggcCTCAGCAATCCATTTTTaaataaggtaaaaaaaaactctttggGTTAATGTTACAGCATAAACTGTAGTTATTAACATTTAATATCAGTTTCAATTCTCATCTGCACTATAGCTTCAACTAAATTTTTCTTTATGTAgtgtgtttaaacaaaacaaaacaaaaaaaaaaactgtagaaACAAGATATGTCTTCATAATCTACACAGAAACATAGACATTGTTTTGGCTCAGATATGTAAACATTTTCCAGTAGAACTGTGTCTGCTTGCTGTGTTACACTCTAACAAGTAAAATccctttattagaaacagcacAACCATTTGAGTGTGCTTAGTCACAAGGACCCAAAGAattttaaatgttgttaataGATGTTTTTGAGAACCATGTAAGAaattggggcggcacagtggtgcagcaggtggtgtcgcagtcacacagctccagggacccagttcgattcccactccgggtgactcgctccgggtctgtgaggagtgtggtgtgttctccctgtgtctgtgtgggtttcctccgggtgctcaggtttcctcccacagtccaaaaacacacgttggtaggtggattggcgactcagaagtgtccgtaggtgtgagtgagtgaatgtgtgagtgtgtgtgttgcccatgattccaggtaggctttggacccaccaggaccctgaaccagataagcacttacagataatggatcgATGTAAGGAATTGCAAATATCTTATGACATTATGTAATATCACAATGCCAGGTGCATGAACTCTGAAGCGGGTGTATATGGGGTCCATGTCATTATTTAGTTTAAAACAACTTGATATCTATTTTTAAACACCACTCTCTTTTTGTTGTTCATTAGTGTACATGTTGCTTTCTGACTTACAGTGAAAATGCATGGTTTCTTACCTGTAGAATATTGTGTTTTGCAGGTGTTCACCGACAAGCGTTGTTCGTGACCGTCGGCTGGTTCATTGGCTATCATTTAACCAAGTATGAGAAATACACATATGCCAGATTGGACAGAGACATGAATGAATACATCCGAGTACACCCGGAGGACTTTCCAGAGAAAGGTAACAGCATGTAGAAGCTAATGTCTTCTGTATAATTTATGAATACAGACAATTAGCAAAATTTAGACTAGGAGTAGCAGCATTGcttatttaatcaatatttattCTTGACACTGACTGTGGTATTAAAAATGTTGTGATTGTCATTATGCTATTAATTCAGAAAAGAAGACATTTTCTGAGATCGTGGAGCCATTTCACCCAATCCGCTGAGTGGAAGTGCTGGTCAAATGTGTTGAACGAGAAGAGCATTCTGGAAGTTGTCACGTCAGGCTCCATCTGTCTTTAGATGATGTGTTAAAACTTcccaaaataaatgtatgataCATAAGTTCTTGAATATGTTGTTTCTAATATTtgattaaacaattaaaaaacctTAAACTGCTCACTGtggtttcatttatttatttgtttattagtcTATCTATCAATCACTGCAGGGGTCGGGTTGGGCCTGTTCTCAGTTTTTCTATTTGCCTTTTGTCTGACCTCTAGTGGTTATAAAATAtgctattgatttttttttctatttatttatttatttaaacatttctttttgTGCCACATATCATACATTCCTCTTAAGCGGATACATTGAGGCTAATGAAGAGCTCCTCCTATTGTAATATCACATTAGAGTTTGTAAAACCTTTGCTGATTTTTATCTGAAATATTGGGTTTCTCGTTTGAATGAAGGTCAATGTAAAGTGAGATTGTGAATATTACATTCGCAATCCCAATCAGTTTCACATAGTTTATGAAACTGAAAACAGTGCATTTAAATGAGGTTAATTGCCTGTTGTTTATCTATTTAACACTAATGTAAACCACATATTGAGAGTAcagtttttttcagtttcaaacTGGAATGATGGCCATATATATCAATCATCTACAGTAATAGGCATCATTGGTTTTGATTTGGCTTAAAATGCAGTTTAATAAAAACTGATGAATGGTGATTTTTCGTACATATTCAGAATTGTCTCCtttttgaaaacaaaataatacaaaagaAATACCAAAGAATCTGAAATAACACcaaaaaatgcacatttaagtttctgtttgtgtgttatcTGCTCATTTTTTAAATCGATCTTGACATGATGCAAATAAActagttaatttttttaattgcacTTGACATTGTGATTTACTTTGCCATAAACATGTTTGTCAGCTCAGAGGTATAGATGATGTGGATTAACGTAATACAGTTGGTGCAGACAATGTAGCCTTTTGACTAACAGTCTAAATTACTGTCCAATGCCAATAATGTCCAGGTACTTTTCTGTGAGGTCCTGCGACTTCTTTGTTAGGTTACCCATGATGGAGAAGAGACCATGCAAATGGAAGTAGAAAATGGCCTCGGGATCTGCTTCCAGCAGTGGCTCAAGGCTTTTGTGCAGGGCGGTGTTTTTCTTGAACTTGCTGTCCTCGTTGGGCACAAGACCactttccactgtgttcctGATGACCTTCAACAGGTGATAGCTTTCAAACAGGTCCATGCTGTTTTCTGTAGCCTCACAGTCCACTGCATCTTCAGAAGGGATATCTCTGAGTAGGCTGGGCAGCAGAATAGTCTGCTCCATGTTGTTCACCACCGAGCTGTAGCGCTTGAGGGCCAGCAGCAGGGAGTTTTTGTTAAGCCTGGTCTCGGCACTCTGCATGGTGTATATACAAGCAGCTCCTGCTCTGTTGGAGAGGTCCAAGCAGCTCCTGCTCTGTTGGAGAGGGGATGTTGCAGCTGAGGGAGTCTGAGTGCAATGGACAGTGTGAGCTGGTGGTCttatatagtgtgtgtggtgctgggaGGAGGGCCTATCACCCAGTATTGTTGTGTAAACATGTTGATCTGATTAGACTGGGATGGAGCAACCACTGCTTACATCATTGGATTTTTCACAAGCTTACATTTTGACCGGCCAATTTCAAGGACATGGGACACATTACGGACAGTGGTCTCAGCGCAGGACATTGACCCCAAGCAAGTGCTGCAGATCAGACCATTATATTTGGCAAGTCGTGTACAGTATTTACTATTTTCTGAAGCCTGTGTTTACCTcagtaaatatgttgattaatGTACATGTGCAGTGAAATAATTTATTAGTCAAAATGGTTTAGGCGAGTTTGTAAGGTACACCTGCAAGATAACAGCATAATATCTAATCTAGTTTAACTCTATGCAACGGGTTTGGcatctacctggaatcactgggcacgagacaggaacacaccctggagcacCACTTAATTGCAGGGTGACGCACACTCACCTTTGTGGCATCTGGAGGAACCCTACTTGGatacaggtagaacacaccacgggtagaactcctcacaggcagtcaccgggagcggggcttgaacccacaaccccaggacccaggAGCTCATTGacagcgacaccacctgctgcaccactgtgccaccccccAATactctgtttaattaaaaaaataataataatccccAATGCATTCACtagactgacactgacacagacTTGGCAGTGTGACTTGGATGTTGAGTAACAGATAACAGATTGACACATACTGTACCTGATGTACAATGTGCCCCTGAAATCTGAAGTTAGAACATTGCAATAGTTGCATCAGTTGATAACGAGTCTGGCTAAAGATAAGGATTATTCCCAATATGTCTGTTATTGTCAGATTACATCTTATATCATACATGAAAGCTGAGCTACAGGGAAATAAGCTGGGGCCACTTTCTCTTGAACCCCTTGAACAAAATCAGTATGCAACTaaatatgtgatttttttttgtaataagttaaactgaaattgtttgGTTTAAATGAGCAATGAGCACCAAAATgtaacaaacaatatttatgaaaataaatatttaaagtgcacATCATGAGATTAAGAGTCACACATTTTTCTAGTCCCTGAATGAATTAGATTACACTCCATAGAGCATATGGAGGCCATGTTTAAAGAAgacttttattaaatgtatcCATGCCACTATGAGTCAGTATTACAGCTGTTTCAGAATGTGAAGGATAATCTATAAAAAAAATTGCTTGCTAACTGTTAACCTCCTGATATTGAGgattacattttaaagctgtgttaacACAAAATTAAAGGGGTGGTATTCCCAAAACATCTTAACCAAGTATTTCATAAGCACACTGTCTAAAATCCTCCAAAATGCAGCTTTTCTGCcataaacagaaagagaaacctAGCATTCCAGCCTGAGACAAtttgttttttacccatttacagcaACTTGGGATTTGTAAATAGGTTAGATTCGTTTCGAGCAACAAACCGACTGAAGAGTtagtaaatggtgaggaaataccATTACCGTAAATGTCACCTTTAACCATTCTGATTTACTGACTAAACATTTACGCGAATAAGTAACTAAGAGTTAGACTGGCAATGCTGGACATGTTGGCTGTGCACTCTCCCTCATTTCTGCCTGTTCTGTTTTACCTATTCAGGGTTGAATTCAGTTTGAGCTGCTTCTGGACTGACACATGAAGGGTTAATCATGCGCCTGTTTACAGGCTTGAAATGCAACCGGTTCACTCTaacaaaaactgtcactgtggcagTACATAATTGCTCAAGTACATGTATTCAGTACATTCAGTTAGGGAACATACTTTTAGATTTTAAACTTGTGTTGATTACATACGCCCCACTTCACATGCAgaaccttatttatttatttgaacctTTACACCGTtctattataaaaatgtttaattagttttcaaaaatgtaatatCCTCCTGTCCCTCTGTAGAAGAGAATTGAATGTTCTTTTATGGAGCACAAGTGGACTTAAAAACCACTGTTGTTCTTTTAAAGTCACATTTTTAATTGTCAccttagtgacaataatgtacctgtactttTTCCTGAGTGTGTATGAATATCAAGTGTAATTTTTTACCagtatgataaatatttatttggttATTATTTGGTCTAATtataatattgtgaaaatgtaacataaatgaaatgtaaatcaGTGGTTCAGTTTTTGACAGGTGGTGCCTTTCTCCTGGAGTCTACAAAGAACTACAGTACTtcaaactcatttgtaattatGGAGACTAAGAAGGCTTTTGGGGAACACTCCTAAAATTGTCTTTCTTTCTGCTTTTGTTCGTAAATTGCTAAGACTAATATTTATCAGGAAACGCACCCCAGAACACTGTTAGTGCCAGACTGTGATTCCAGATGAAATGTGGGAGGGAGTTTGATTTTGAATGTGTCACTTGAAACTGTAATACAATACAAATTtgataaataatgttttttattatttttgtgaagAGAAATCTGTGCAAGAACGGTAtactttatccagttcagccaTATCAGCTGTTAAACACAGATTTAAATCCCTGTTGCAATCCCTGCTGGCGGTTTTTATTTGGAAAGGTTGTGAGGTTATCTAGGTGAATTTCAAAAAtacctttaaaatgtttactTAATGGTCTTCTGATGTTCCTGACAGACTATACCGTGCCCAAATGGATACtgtttagtttttcttttttggtcaCTGTTTTGTAGATTGTAGTCCTTCTTTGGTTCAAAGACCTCACTGGTCTCACCTGATGTCTGAAAGCAAAAAGGTTTGTAGCTCATGCCCCATATAATGAACTTTCTAATAATAGAGTGCCTTTTCAGGGCGGTTGATACTCATCACTTTAACATCACCCAGATTATTATGCATCATTCATCATTACACATTATGCACATTATTCTTAAAAATGTCTTATACTTGgttgagagaaataaagagacatTAATATACGAGGACACTGAATATTGAAGAAACAGGATAAATATTACGATGTAATAGCTTGTAGCACTCAACATGACAACTGTAGAAAACATCTAAAATGTTGCTAAAAACTCTTGACAAAGAGTTTAAGCTTTTTACTTCCACATTGTTATTCTGTTCCTATCTGTAATTGATTAAACTCCACCCTCATGTTCGGATTAGCTAGTTTTCCCATCCTGGATGGGATTATCTATTAGTGTTTTAAACTCTGTGTAAAGACTGGCTAATATTATCCTGTCTCCACTGCCGTGACATGGTGCCACAATATCACCAGTCAAGTACCTCATCCAGGAAGAGAAGGTGGGTTTTGTCACAATAGCACCATGCATGTGTTCTTTCTGCCTAATGAtaagggttaaaaaaaacaatatttcaaatatttttacaaaaccCACAATTGTGTTTGACAAGTTTGAATTGATAAATTGTCACATTAGAATGTTATATCAACTATGAGTGTActgatttttattaattagaatcagaatcaaTTAATTGGCCACTGTGTTTGCACACAGACTAATTAATTCTCCACATTAAACCCAATATGTGCAGTgaaatacacatttacacacacactagtgaacactagggggcagtgaacacacaagggcacttcagtcatgacctacCAACTCTGGGGAGCGAATcggcaaccttccagttacgagcccagttccctaaccaccaggccacggctgtgCCAATGTGTCAATGTCCAAGTGCTGATAACATCCCAtatgaaataatgaataaattcagAAGGTGTACTTTGTATATCACAATTTATTTAAGGCAGTTTTAGAGACATTTCAAATAATTCAAAAAATAGACTTTGAGTCAATTAGACAGTGTTCCTACATGTTTCTGAACCTACACATAAGCTAATTACAAATGAGGAAGAGATCAAGcacatattcacacatacaTGGTAAAGGAGTGGTACACTTGGATGTTATAGAACCTCTAGACAGAATGTTTCATTGAAATTCTTTtggaatgtattattattattattattattgttagttGTGTGGTATTAGTTGTGTTTCATTAGTATTGTGTGGCTGGATTTGGTAGCTGGTGCTTTCTGAATTACTGCACTGTGGATAAAGGCCTCAGTATACTTTCAGCAACACAGAGCTTGCACAAATTACAAAACTACATCTGGGCTCTTACAAGTATTCATACACTCTGTGGTTTCATTCTTCGTGTTGC is a window of Hoplias malabaricus isolate fHopMal1 chromosome 1, fHopMal1.hap1, whole genome shotgun sequence DNA encoding:
- the thrsp gene encoding mid1-interacting protein 1-B-like, with translation MQSAETRLNKNSLLLALKRYSSVVNNMEQTILLPSLLRDIPSEDAVDCEATENSMDLFESYHLLKVIRNTVESGLVPNEDSKFKKNTALHKSLEPLLEADPEAIFYFHLHGLFSIMGNLTKKSQDLTEKYLDIIGIGQ
- the ndufc2 gene encoding NADH dehydrogenase [ubiquinone] 1 subunit C2, with the protein product MVFLPDEAKVLPPPGIFNRNSVWLGLSGWMTALLHNSLNRRPALRAGVHRQALFVTVGWFIGYHLTKYEKYTYARLDRDMNEYIRVHPEDFPEKEKKTFSEIVEPFHPIR